In Primulina eburnea isolate SZY01 chromosome 14, ASM2296580v1, whole genome shotgun sequence, the following proteins share a genomic window:
- the LOC140812831 gene encoding F-box/kelch-repeat protein At3g06240-like, protein MTSQLPQEILIEILSRLPAKSVGKCRCVSKPWNNLLSSPLFISKTHQENLILISSSRSLHTISTTQMDGFSRNLDLLPDTWDVIVGSSDGLVFLTNEEDGKFLVNPVTLQKVHVQDSPLALYKPGSFSMHGFGYDSSSDDYKIVTLSYFDTDNEYEPDCADTFVDVYSVKTGVWKRLDSSPYDHAVPDLASGAFVNGAIHWLASGRDQESGYPSVIAAFDLAREAFDEIPAPSGVDVYRFVFHKLVVLGGCLCMIDSMGNDEIDVWVMKEYGLVDSWTKFSIKSDRGRDVVKPLCYVGDGEVVFLTEEESLVVYDPKSGTFRDMIADGVPATFLDGGTFVESLVSPVFNDQV, encoded by the coding sequence ATGACTTCCCAGTTGCCCCAAGAAATCTTGATCGAAATCCTCTCCAGACTTCCTGCAAAATCCGTAGGCAAGTGCAGGTGTGTATCAAAACCATGGAACAATCTACTTTCGAGCCCGCTATTCATTTCCAAAACCCACcaagagaatctcattctcatctccTCTTCTCGCTCCCTCCATACCATATCCACAACCCAAATGGATGGCTTTTCAAGAAACCTCGACTTGTTACCAGATACTTGGGATGTGATCGTGGGTTCTTCCGATGGTTTGGTATTCTTAACAAACGAAGAAGAtggtaagtttttggtgaatCCCGTTACTCTGCAGAAGGTGCATGTACAGGATTCTCCCTTGGCTTTGTATAAACCAGGGAGCTTTAGCATGCATGGATTTGGATATGATAGTTCCAGTGATGATTATAAGATTGTTACACTTTCATATTTTGATACTGATAATGAATATGAGCCAGATTGTGCTGATACGTTTGTGGATGTGTATTCTGTGAAAACTGGTGTTTGGAAAAGACTTGATAGTTCTCCTTATGATCACGCTGTCCCTGACCTTGCCTCTGGGGCTTTTGTGAATGGAGCCATTCATTGGTTGGCTAGTGGTCGGGACCAGGAATCCGGTTACCCATCAGTCATTGCGGCTTTCGACCTGGCCCGTGAGGCGTTTGACGAAATTCCTGCTCCAAGTGGTGTTGATGTGTACAGATTCGTGTTCCACAAACTTGTAGTTCTTGGAGGGTGTCTTTGTATGATCGATAGTATGGGGAACGATGAAATAGATGTTTGGGTTATGAAAGAGTATGGTCTGGTAGATTCTTGGACCAAATTCAGTATAAAGAGTGATCGTGGACGGGATGTAGTTAAGCCTTTGTGCTATGTTGGGGATGGAGAAGTTGTGTTTCTAACAGAAGAGGAGAGTTTAGTCGTTTATGATCCGAAATCAGGGACGTTTAGGGACATGATTGCTGATGGAGTTCCAGCAACGTTTTTGGATGGAGGAACCTTTGTGGAGAGTCTCGTTTCACCAGTTTTCAATGATCAAGTTTGA
- the LOC140811576 gene encoding cullin-1-like has translation MSMNQRNIIDLEQGWDIMQKGITKLKNILEGLPEPQFSSEDYMMLYTTIYNMCTQKPPHDYSQPLYEKYKEAFEVYIASTVLPSLREKHDEFMLRELVKRWSNHKIMVRWLSRFFYYLDRYFIARRSLPALKEVGLTCFRDMVYLEVDGKVRDAVISLIDQEREGEQIDRALLKNVLDIFVEIGMGQMNEYENDFEAAMLNDSAAYYSRKASTWILDDSCPDYMKKAEECLKREKDRVSHYLHSSSETKLLEKVQNELLSVYAAQLLEKEHSGCHALLRDDKVEDLSRMYRLFSKVPRGLEPVANIFKQHVIAEGTALVKQAEDAASNKKAEKKDVVGLQEHIFVRRVIELHDKFMAYVNDCFLNHTLFHKALKEAFEVFCNKGVAGSSSAELLATFCDNILKKGGSEKLSDEAIEETLEKVVKLLAYISDKDLFAEFYRKKLARRLLFDKSANDEHERSILTKLKQQCGGQFTSKMEGMVMDLTLARENQASFEEYLSNNVNVNPGIDLTVTVLTTGFWPSYKSFDLNLPAEMVKCVEVFRDFYQTKTKHRKLTWIYSLGTCNINGKFEPKTIELIVTTYQAAALLLFNASDRLSYQEIMNQLNLSDDDVVRLLHSLSCAKYRILNKEPNTKTISPTDVFEFNSKFTDKMRRIKIPLPPVDEKKKVIEDVDKDRRYAIDASIVRIMKSRKVLGYQQLVMECVEQLGRMFKPDVKAIKKRIEDLITRDYLERDRENPNLFKYLA, from the exons ATGTCGATGAACCAGCGGAACATCATTGATTTAGAACAGGGATGGGATATTATGCAAAAGGGGATTACAAAACTGAAAAATATTCTGGAAGGATTACCAGAGCCACAATTCAGCTCAGAAGACTACATGATGCTCTACAC GACCATTTATAACATGTGTACTCAAAAACCCCCGCATGATTATTCTCAACCATTGTATGAAAAGTACAAGGAGGCTTTCGAAGTGTACATTGCATCGACG GTATTACCGTCATTGAGAGAGAAGCATGATGAGTTTATGTTGAGGGAACTCGTAAAACGGTGgtcaaatcataaaatcatggTGCGATGGTTGTCAAGATTCTTTTACTATCTTGATCGATACTTCATAGCTAGAAGGTCACTCCCAGCACTTAAAGAAGTTGGTTTGACATGCTTTAGAGACATG GTGTACTTAGAGGTAGATGGGAAAGTAAGAGATGCAGTTATATCTCTG ATTGATCAAGAGCGCGAAGGAGAGCAAATTGACCGAGCTTTGTTGAAGAATGTATTAGATATTTTTGTTGAGATAGGAATGGGTCAGATGAATGAGTATGAGAATGATTTCGAAGCAGCAATGCTGAATGACTCTGCAGCTTATTATTCTCGGAAGGCTTCCACTTGGATCTTAGATGATTCGTGTCCAGACTACATGAAAAAA GCAGAGGAGTGTTTAAAAAGGGAAAAGGACAGAGTTTCGCATTATCTTCATTCAAGCAGCGAAACAAAGTTGCTCGAG AAAGTACAAAACGAGCTCTTGTCTGTGTATGCCGCCCAACTGCTTGAGAAGGAGCACTCTGGTTGTCATGCATTACTTAGAGATGACAAG GTTGAGGATCTGTCAAGGATGTATAGACTCTTCTCCAAAGTACCTCGTGGCTTAGAACCTGTTGCGAACATATTTAAGCAG CATGTTATTGCTGAGGGCACAGCTCTTGTTAAACAAGCAGAAGATGCAGCAAGTAACAAGAAG GCAGAAAAGAAAGATGTTGTTGGATTACAAGAACAT ATTTTTGTCAGAAGAGTAATCGAGCTCCACGACAAATTCATGGCATATGTGAATGACTGTTTCTTAAACCACACACTTTTCCATAAG GCTCTTAAAGAGGCCTTTGAAGTCTTTTGCAACAAAGGAGTTGCTGGAAGTTCCAGCGCGGAACTCCTTGCCACATTCTGTGATAACATTCTCAAAAAGGGTGGGAGTGAAAAATTGAGTGATGAAGCTATTGAAGAAACGCTGGAGAAG GTTGTGAAACTGCTTGCTTATATCAGCGATAAGGATTTATTTGCTGAATTCTATAG GAAAAAGCTTGCTCGGAGGCTGTTATTTGATAAAAGTGCTAATGATGAACATGAGAGAAGTATACTGACAAAGTTGAAACAGCAATGTGGTGGTCAATTTACCTCAAAAATGGAGGGGATG GTCATGGATTTGACACTAGCAAGGGAAAATCAAGCCAGCTTTGAGGAATATCTCAGCAATAATGTAAATGTTAATCCAGGGATTGACTTAACAGTGACTGTACTCACAACAGGTTTCTGGCCAAGTTACAAGTCCTTTGATCTTAACCTTCCAGCTGAGATG GTGAAGTGCGTGGAAGTATTTAGAGATTTCTACCAGACAAAAACGAAGCATCGAAAACTTACGTGGATATATTCTCTGGGTACTTGTAACATCAATGGAAAGTTTGAACCAAAGACTATAGAGCTGATCGTGACAACCTATCAG GCTGCTGCCTTGCTTCTGTTCAATGCCTCAGATAGATTGAGTTACCAGGAAATCATGAATCAGTTGAACCtgtcagatgatgatgttgttaGGCTGCTTCATTCACTTTCATGTGCCAAATATAGGATTCTGAACAAGGAGCCAAACACCAAAACTATTTCTCCAACTGATGTTTTTGAGTTTAATTCAAAGTTCACTGACAAAATGAGAAGGATTAAG ATCCCTCTCCCTCCAGTTGACGAGAAGAAGAAGGTTATTGAGGATGTTGACAAGGACAGACGATATGCCATTGATGCCTCAATTGTGCGTATCATGAAGAGTAGGAAAGTTTTGGGATATCAGCAGTTGGTTATGGAATGTGTTGAGCAATTGGGTCGTATGTTCAAG CCTGATGTTAAAGCAATCAAGAAGAGGATCGAAGATTTGATCACTCGTGACTATCTGGAAAGAGACAGGGAAAACCCCAACTTGTTCAAGTACTTGGCATGA